A window of Thermus filiformis genomic DNA:
CTTTCTGGTGTCGCTGTTGCACCGGGAGGGGATTAGGCAAAAGAAGGCGGCCCTAGAGGCTTTCTCCTTCCATCCCCTCTCCGCCCTCAGGTTCCTGGGGCTTTATGCGTCATAGCGGTCAAGTCTGCAGTATTATGAGAAATGCATCCGCTTGGTTCAATAGCGTGTAGACTTCGCCCTTAGGCACGGGCTCCTCAAAAGACACGTTGCCAAGCCCCAGCTCCCGTGCCCTACGGATAAGAGTCGGCTTCTCCGGACCATCTCCCACAAAGCGAAAACGCACTCGCCTCCCCCATCCCTCCTTTTCCAGAAGGTGAGCGGCTTCCAGGGCGAGCTCCAAGCCGTTGGCGAGTCCGTGAGCCCCGGCGTACATCACCGTGAAGGGTTCCTTCGGCTGGGGTGGCGAAGGTGTGGGAACGAGCTCCAGGTCTATACCGTTCGGAATCCACACAACCCGGGAGGGGTCCGCCCCCTTGGCCGTCATGTACTCGCCAGCGTCCGGAAGCAAGGTAACGATCGTCGAAGCTTTGCGATATAAGTGTCGCTCAATTTTATCCAGGAGCACAACGAAGGGATGACTCGGCGGAATGTCCCCCAGGTCTATAAGGCTCTGGGGCCACAGGTCACGCACCTCCAGAACGAAGGGCACCCTAAAGTGGCTGGCCAGCCACTCCGCCGCCAGCGCGGCAAAGGGGTGAGGGCTGGAGCCTAGGATCACATCGGGTTTTGCTAATCGGAATCCTCTTCCCAGTTGCCACACCCGGTAGGAAAAGGTGAGCATGTTCCATACTCGGGCAGGGGAGTTCCCTTTATAGGGGGGTGTTCGTATCCAATAGAACGGAACCCCGTCGGTGAGTTCCAGTTTGTGGGTTTCTCTATTCGCCAGCCGCTCCTCTTTGGTCCCGTGGTTGAAGCTCGATGCCCAAATGATAACCTGATGACCACGCTTTAGGAGTTCCTTTGCTAAGGTGTAGTGGCGCGTAATCCCCGCCTGGGATGGGGGGAGAGCGTAGTGGTTCACCATCCATACATTCATGACCCCACCTCCAAAAAGATCCGTGCAGGGCGTTGGGCAGCCCGCCCACCCCCGTACGGGTCAGTCTCCCTTCCTCTTCCATGATAGAGCTTAGCACAGGCTCTATGACGAAATTGATCTCCTCTGGCATCCTGCGGTTGAAGGAGCGCAGGCCCGCCTCCACGTGGGCTACGGTAATGTGGAGCGTCACCCTCAACCTCATGCCCCAGACGCTTTAGCTCTCGGGCAAGAGCAGATAGGCGCACCTGGGAAGCGCCAACTTCAGGAGGAAAGTATTGAGTGAGTATTAAGAAGCGCATATCTCAGCTCACTTCTAGAGGTGCTATTATTCGTTTTCTACGAGCTTTTTTAGTGTTTTGAGAATCTTCTTGTATTCCTCACTAGCCCGAGCCGGAACCCCCATCACCGTTGTACCCTCCGGTACATCACTTACTACTAACGCCCCCAACCCAATCATTGCCCTGTCGCCTATCGAAACCCCATTCCGCAAGCAGGCAGATGGGGCAATCCAAGCGTAATCACCTATATGCGTACTACCGCCGACCATAGCGTGGGCAATAACTGCGGCATTGCGCCCGACCACGACATTATGCGCGATGTGGACTAGGTTGTCTATCTTAGCGCCTTCGCGAATAATTGTATCCCCCAAGGTTCCCCTGTCAATTGTAGTATTTGCGCCAATCTCAACATTGTCTTCTATCAACACACCACCAATGTGCGGAAATTTTTCCAATTCTCCATTCTCATCGCGTTCGTATCCAAATCCATCCGCTCCAATAACTGTCCCTGCGTGAATGGTTACGTTACG
This region includes:
- a CDS encoding UDP-3-O-(3-hydroxymyristoyl)glucosamine N-acyltransferase, with product MKRIELEKIIEVLGGDVLRVIGPIKRTVTHPAPIREARDESAVTFCRKAGFEALDLIRSTKAGVILCPEDVAFDESEFSGKTIIKVRNPRLSFMRLVEAFFSQPKPRGIHPTAVIESDAEIHPEVYIGPFTYVGTKCIIGEGTVIYGHVHIYSNTRIGRNVTIHAGTVIGADGFGYERDENGELEKFPHIGGVLIEDNVEIGANTTIDRGTLGDTIIREGAKIDNLVHIAHNVVVGRNAAVIAHAMVGGSTHIGDYAWIAPSACLRNGVSIGDRAMIGLGALVVSDVPEGTTVMGVPARASEEYKKILKTLKKLVENE
- a CDS encoding glycosyltransferase family 4 protein, which gives rise to MNVWMVNHYALPPSQAGITRHYTLAKELLKRGHQVIIWASSFNHGTKEERLANRETHKLELTDGVPFYWIRTPPYKGNSPARVWNMLTFSYRVWQLGRGFRLAKPDVILGSSPHPFAALAAEWLASHFRVPFVLEVRDLWPQSLIDLGDIPPSHPFVVLLDKIERHLYRKASTIVTLLPDAGEYMTAKGADPSRVVWIPNGIDLELVPTPSPPQPKEPFTVMYAGAHGLANGLELALEAAHLLEKEGWGRRVRFRFVGDGPEKPTLIRRARELGLGNVSFEEPVPKGEVYTLLNQADAFLIILQT